In a single window of the Hydrogenobaculum sp. 3684 genome:
- the fliP gene encoding flagellar type III secretion system pore protein FliP (The bacterial flagellar biogenesis protein FliP forms a type III secretion system (T3SS)-type pore required for flagellar assembly.) — protein sequence MRLKTLVSIGLWLLISIHLAMAQNENPINVIPGIQVKFNNGNFTEAIRLILILTVLSLAPSIIIMTTSFIRIVTVLSVLRQAIGLPNVPPNQVITSLALFLTFYVMYPVINQINQNALQPYLQHKITDKQFIQNTIEPLKEFMVRNTKVSTERTFLLASNIPNKDNIKNINDLPLSVVIPAFMVSELSIAFQIIFLLYLPFLIIDMVVSAILLAMGIIMIPPTVISLPFKIMLFVLVNGWELVILSLVRSYH from the coding sequence TATACATTTAGCAATGGCTCAAAACGAAAACCCTATCAATGTCATACCTGGAATACAAGTAAAGTTTAACAACGGCAACTTCACTGAAGCTATAAGGCTTATCCTGATATTAACAGTACTGAGCTTAGCGCCATCCATAATAATAATGACGACATCTTTTATCAGAATAGTTACTGTTTTATCAGTATTAAGACAAGCTATTGGTCTCCCAAATGTTCCACCCAATCAAGTGATAACGTCTTTAGCGCTTTTCCTTACGTTCTATGTCATGTATCCTGTAATAAATCAAATAAATCAGAACGCTTTACAGCCATATCTTCAGCACAAAATTACAGATAAACAATTTATACAAAATACAATAGAACCGCTCAAAGAATTTATGGTAAGAAACACAAAAGTAAGCACCGAAAGAACGTTTTTATTAGCTTCAAACATACCAAACAAAGATAATATAAAAAACATAAACGACCTGCCTTTAAGTGTAGTAATTCCAGCTTTTATGGTTAGTGAGCTGTCAATAGCCTTTCAAATTATATTTTTACTTTACCTACCATTCCTAATAATAGATATGGTAGTATCTGCAATATTACTCGCAATGGGCATCATCATGATACCGCCAACCGTCATATCATTACCTTTTAAGATTATGCTTTTCGTACTTGTGAACGGTTGGGAATTAGTTATCTTATCGTTGGTGAGGAGTTACCATTGA
- the fliQ gene encoding flagellar biosynthesis protein FliQ, which yields MSQDQVLTITENMIKMTVLLSAPILITTFLVGLVISILQSATQIQEMTLSYIPKILAAFFVIFLLGSWMMKHMVDYTKEIIINIPNYIR from the coding sequence TTGAGCCAGGATCAAGTTTTAACCATTACAGAAAATATGATTAAGATGACTGTACTTCTTTCAGCTCCTATCCTTATAACCACATTTTTGGTGGGACTTGTGATAAGTATACTTCAATCTGCCACCCAAATCCAAGAAATGACATTGAGCTACATTCCCAAAATACTTGCGGCGTTTTTCGTAATATTTTTGCTTGGTAGTTGGATGATGAAGCATATGGTAGATTATACAAAAGAAATCATCATCAATATACCAAACTATATAAGATAA
- a CDS encoding flagellar biosynthetic protein FliR, protein MTLSISIPYLITFLLITLRISSIVFLAPIFEDLPNGFKIFFVIAFSVSLYYYNPVKPVYTDSFIILTLMALKEFSLGFVITLILRFLVDIFFVFGEFVSSSLGLSNATILNPLMGNSTILGTYFSYFFMGLFAASSGFEYVYFILSESLKSIPLGDFDIYNMRPEFILNIFYKSFYTAFQLALPIIAIGLMMNIILAAINRLIPQINVFMVGMPIQTFIGMIFLLLIFPLLGILMHQIFEHYFKFMLEFTRGYHGLGK, encoded by the coding sequence ATGACACTAAGTATATCTATACCATATCTCATAACGTTCTTACTCATAACGCTTAGAATATCTTCTATAGTATTTTTAGCACCAATTTTCGAAGATTTGCCAAACGGCTTTAAAATATTTTTTGTGATAGCCTTTAGTGTATCGCTTTATTATTACAATCCCGTAAAACCAGTATATACAGATAGCTTTATAATATTAACACTGATGGCTTTGAAAGAATTTAGTTTAGGCTTTGTTATAACCTTGATACTAAGATTCTTAGTAGATATTTTCTTTGTTTTTGGAGAATTCGTATCTAGTTCTCTTGGATTGTCAAACGCCACTATCTTAAATCCGCTTATGGGAAATTCTACAATTTTGGGCACATACTTTAGTTATTTTTTTATGGGGCTTTTCGCAGCATCATCCGGTTTTGAATATGTTTATTTTATTTTATCAGAAAGCCTTAAAAGCATACCGCTTGGAGACTTTGACATATACAACATGAGGCCCGAGTTTATATTAAATATCTTTTATAAAAGCTTTTATACCGCTTTTCAATTAGCGCTTCCTATAATAGCTATAGGTCTTATGATGAATATAATTTTAGCAGCTATCAATAGGCTTATACCTCAGATAAACGTTTTCATGGTTGGCATGCCAATTCAAACATTTATAGGTATGATATTTTTGTTGCTTATTTTCCCTCTATTGGGGATACTTATGCACCAAATATTTGAACATTATTTTAAATTTATGTTAGAGTTTACAAGGGGTTATCATGGCCTCGGAAAATAA
- the flhB gene encoding flagellar biosynthesis protein FlhB: MASENKTEKATPYRRGKLRSEGNVAKSQEVVSALLMLVSIGALFFIGYKIFILFSDLILDGTLQVDDPSFTPSDATKFLGLSFEKLLSNITPLFILAILIVVFGYVLQFGFIFTFKPLEPNFSKLNPIEGLKNLFSLNVLFELVKNSLKVMLLLVVSFFILYFSFHTLVFSSYMSPSQGLSEIARLIFKLLISIGIIGLILAGIDFAYKKFDYEKRIKMSKQEVKDEFKQFEGNIEVKTKIRRRMMELSRSRMMQEVPKASVVITNPTHFAVALRYIPKQDRAPVVVAKGQDYMAKKIIEIAELNDVPVVRKPELARALYKAVDIEEEIPPEFYKAVAEIIAYIVKRKQRGLL; this comes from the coding sequence ATGGCCTCGGAAAATAAAACAGAAAAAGCTACACCGTACCGAAGAGGAAAACTAAGATCAGAAGGTAACGTAGCAAAAAGTCAAGAGGTTGTATCTGCCCTTTTGATGCTAGTTTCTATCGGCGCTTTATTTTTTATAGGTTATAAAATCTTTATACTATTTTCGGATTTAATTTTAGATGGTACTTTACAAGTAGATGACCCTTCCTTTACGCCTTCTGATGCTACAAAGTTTTTAGGTTTATCTTTTGAAAAGCTGTTATCAAACATTACGCCTCTTTTCATATTGGCCATTTTGATAGTTGTATTTGGATACGTTTTACAGTTTGGTTTTATATTTACTTTTAAACCTTTAGAACCTAATTTTTCTAAACTAAATCCCATAGAGGGTCTTAAAAATCTCTTTAGCCTCAACGTACTTTTTGAGCTGGTCAAAAACTCTTTAAAAGTTATGCTTCTTTTAGTAGTATCGTTTTTTATATTGTATTTTAGTTTTCATACCCTTGTATTTTCTTCTTACATGTCTCCATCTCAAGGGCTTAGCGAAATCGCAAGGTTAATTTTTAAGCTTTTAATATCAATAGGTATAATAGGTCTAATACTTGCAGGAATAGATTTCGCTTACAAAAAATTTGACTACGAAAAGCGTATAAAAATGTCAAAGCAAGAAGTAAAAGATGAGTTTAAACAGTTTGAAGGAAATATAGAAGTAAAAACAAAGATAAGAAGGAGGATGATGGAATTATCAAGATCTAGAATGATGCAAGAAGTCCCAAAAGCAAGCGTAGTAATCACAAACCCAACACACTTTGCAGTGGCTTTAAGATATATACCAAAACAAGATAGAGCGCCTGTTGTAGTAGCAAAGGGTCAAGATTATATGGCTAAAAAAATCATAGAAATAGCAGAGCTAAACGATGTTCCAGTAGTAAGAAAGCCAGAGTTAGCAAGGGCACTTTACAAAGCGGTAGATATAGAAGAAGAAATACCACCGGAGTTCTACAAAGCTGTAGCTGAAATAATAGCTTATATAGTAAAAAGAAAACAGCGTGGTCTCTTATGA
- a CDS encoding 7-carboxy-7-deazaguanine synthase QueE, which yields MINEVFYSIQGEGFLIGTPALFVRFQGCNLRCVWCDEKSALDFDKTAKSYIEALEEIEDILAIHNPSLIVLTGGEPLLNEDFINIFSYFKSLDKTIQIETNATILKDDIETLLKTYAKTYITLSPKYISNYNIHTKFLAFDKNIELKIVVDEHLNEGILEREYIRPFVEKGLLVLQPLWENGSVKFIDKAIKLAEKFNARIIPQMHKLLGLK from the coding sequence ATGATAAACGAGGTTTTTTATTCTATACAAGGAGAAGGATTTTTGATAGGCACCCCTGCTTTGTTTGTGAGGTTTCAAGGATGCAATTTAAGATGCGTTTGGTGTGACGAAAAAAGCGCTTTAGATTTTGATAAAACCGCAAAATCATACATAGAAGCCTTAGAAGAAATAGAAGATATACTAGCTATCCATAATCCATCTTTAATAGTACTAACGGGTGGTGAACCTCTTTTAAACGAAGATTTTATAAATATTTTTTCTTATTTTAAAAGCCTAGATAAAACAATACAAATAGAAACAAACGCCACAATCTTAAAAGACGATATAGAAACACTTTTGAAAACCTATGCAAAAACTTACATTACGTTATCACCAAAATACATATCAAACTATAACATACATACGAAGTTTTTGGCTTTTGATAAAAACATAGAGTTAAAAATAGTTGTAGATGAGCATTTGAATGAAGGTATTTTAGAAAGAGAGTATATTAGACCTTTTGTAGAAAAAGGTTTATTGGTACTACAGCCTCTGTGGGAAAACGGAAGCGTGAAGTTTATTGATAAAGCAATAAAGCTAGCAGAAAAATTCAACGCTAGAATAATACCACAAATGCATAAGCTTTTAGGTTTAAAATAA
- the rnhA gene encoding ribonuclease HI encodes MEIKIYTDGSCLGNPGPGGYCAILKAIKNGKVVKEKIIKGVEANTTNNRMELKAVIEALKALSKKDQKITVYTDSQYVANGIKLWLKNWIKKDFKDVKNEDLWKELYELLKNQNIEVVWLRGHQKNKGDDHDTNNLCDKIAKEEAMKVRKETS; translated from the coding sequence ATGGAAATAAAGATATACACGGACGGAAGCTGTTTGGGAAACCCAGGACCAGGTGGTTATTGCGCTATATTAAAAGCTATAAAAAACGGCAAAGTAGTAAAAGAAAAGATAATAAAGGGTGTTGAGGCAAACACCACCAACAACCGAATGGAACTAAAAGCTGTAATAGAGGCTTTAAAAGCTTTAAGTAAAAAAGACCAAAAAATAACCGTATACACAGATAGCCAATACGTAGCAAACGGCATAAAGCTATGGCTAAAGAATTGGATTAAAAAAGATTTTAAAGATGTAAAAAACGAAGATTTATGGAAAGAACTTTATGAGCTTTTAAAAAATCAAAATATAGAAGTAGTGTGGTTAAGGGGGCATCAAAAGAACAAAGGAGATGATCATGACACAAACAATTTATGTGATAAAATAGCAAAAGAAGAGGCTATGAAGGTAAGAAAAGAGACCTCATAA
- a CDS encoding tetratricopeptide repeat protein yields the protein MDKKIIYLGMVVGILALSSCERVYQKKDFQDYSNFIEYSESVIPFYLDMIQKPMYFNFHLTSPQKRKEYEDLAASYCKAKGGDFIKNGPWLYCNSSKDEYMIHETNYGFEVYAKPTKQIEEIISKGINLMKSERYQKANEVLKKAYEFAKAVNNKHLIGEAAYYIAYNDFLASKYFDIDKVFKYIRIAKENGINVSSFISDIRIYTQKILNSVLNKAKSGQKQLALRDLSRAFKIAKLLNDNNLLYTTYYYSGNFYLETGDYDKAIEYLQQAIALGQDKPNTLGLLYNLLGQAYEEKGDLPDAEKYYVESSQIALKNGDTEGAAIPLRHLGDIYYQKGNYQKAYQYHLQALMIRGYKTRKGGARYGLDLDLYSVGNDLYKMNQCKDAVVYLDEAVPYLEKFGIYDTMAKALYEDISCYKKLGNNEKAKELFNQYKSILAQQNMLSKFKSLGF from the coding sequence ATGGACAAAAAAATTATATATTTAGGAATGGTGGTTGGCATATTAGCCCTGTCTAGTTGCGAAAGAGTTTATCAAAAGAAAGATTTTCAAGATTATTCAAACTTTATAGAATACTCTGAGAGCGTAATTCCTTTCTATCTTGATATGATACAAAAACCTATGTATTTTAACTTTCATCTTACAAGCCCTCAAAAACGTAAAGAATACGAAGACTTAGCTGCTTCTTATTGCAAGGCAAAAGGTGGTGATTTTATAAAGAACGGTCCATGGCTATATTGCAACTCTTCAAAAGACGAATACATGATACATGAGACAAATTACGGATTTGAGGTTTATGCAAAACCCACAAAGCAGATTGAAGAGATTATAAGTAAAGGCATAAACTTAATGAAGTCAGAAAGATATCAAAAAGCAAACGAAGTGTTAAAAAAAGCTTATGAGTTTGCAAAAGCGGTAAACAACAAACACCTCATTGGAGAAGCAGCTTATTATATAGCTTACAACGATTTTTTGGCTTCTAAATACTTTGATATAGATAAAGTATTTAAATATATAAGGATAGCCAAAGAAAACGGAATAAACGTATCTAGTTTTATAAGTGATATCAGAATATATACTCAGAAGATTCTTAATAGCGTGTTAAACAAGGCCAAGTCTGGTCAAAAACAACTCGCTTTAAGAGATTTGTCTAGAGCTTTTAAAATAGCAAAACTTCTAAACGACAACAACCTTTTATATACGACATATTATTATTCTGGTAATTTCTACCTTGAAACTGGAGATTACGACAAGGCTATAGAATATTTACAACAAGCCATAGCTCTTGGTCAGGATAAGCCAAATACGCTTGGGCTTTTATACAACCTTTTAGGGCAAGCCTATGAAGAAAAAGGTGATTTGCCAGATGCTGAAAAGTATTACGTAGAATCTTCTCAGATAGCTCTTAAAAACGGCGATACGGAAGGAGCTGCTATACCACTAAGACATCTTGGTGATATATATTATCAAAAAGGTAATTACCAGAAAGCTTATCAGTATCACTTGCAAGCCCTTATGATAAGGGGTTATAAGACTAGAAAAGGCGGCGCTAGGTACGGTCTTGATTTGGACCTATACAGCGTAGGTAACGACTTATATAAAATGAATCAATGCAAAGATGCAGTTGTATATCTTGATGAAGCCGTACCTTATTTAGAAAAGTTTGGCATATATGATACAATGGCAAAAGCCCTTTATGAAGATATATCTTGTTATAAAAAGCTTGGAAACAATGAAAAAGCGAAAGAGCTTTTCAACCAATACAAAAGTATCTTAGCCCAACAGAATATGCTGTCAAAATTTAAGAGTCTTGGATTTTAA
- a CDS encoding 4Fe-4S dicluster domain-containing protein codes for MALLELLGEYPYTTKYTKVRFAFNVISAITLVIFPVFHLIKMDFANGNYYLWGHYTTNWTKPAIWAFSLWIALYTVTFVINYFYGRFFCSFICTEGWLIRGVKVLYDRLYRHGKKLQFNIIVFVLNAILTLILLNWIVDLSVLFKPYHPAFWWVSFLTYGLIALNYLAIGWLRQKWCRYFCPIGLYLEVFNQKMRWRITYDKNTCTECLECVRACPIALDPRKLKDELDTTSGLKACYMCGKCVDACMTDFRKHGEEKQALHISRVDDEGNVKDLF; via the coding sequence ATGGCGCTTTTAGAACTTTTAGGGGAGTATCCCTACACTACTAAATATACCAAAGTAAGGTTTGCCTTCAACGTTATATCTGCCATTACTCTTGTTATATTTCCGGTTTTTCATCTTATAAAGATGGACTTTGCCAACGGAAACTATTATCTTTGGGGACATTATACCACAAATTGGACAAAACCAGCCATATGGGCTTTTTCGTTGTGGATTGCTCTTTATACTGTTACATTTGTAATAAACTATTTTTATGGAAGATTTTTTTGTAGTTTTATATGTACCGAAGGGTGGCTTATAAGAGGTGTAAAAGTTTTATACGATAGACTTTATAGACATGGCAAAAAATTGCAGTTTAATATCATAGTTTTCGTTTTAAATGCTATACTAACCCTAATATTGTTAAATTGGATAGTGGATTTGTCTGTTTTGTTTAAGCCATACCATCCTGCGTTTTGGTGGGTATCGTTTCTTACATATGGCCTTATTGCTCTTAATTATCTTGCTATAGGATGGTTAAGACAGAAGTGGTGTAGATATTTTTGTCCTATAGGTCTTTATTTGGAAGTTTTCAATCAAAAGATGAGATGGCGCATTACCTATGATAAAAACACATGTACAGAATGTTTGGAATGCGTAAGAGCTTGTCCTATAGCTTTGGATCCAAGAAAGTTAAAAGACGAGCTTGATACCACAAGCGGATTAAAAGCTTGCTATATGTGTGGAAAGTGTGTAGACGCTTGTATGACAGATTTTAGAAAACATGGAGAAGAAAAGCAAGCTCTACATATATCCAGAGTAGATGATGAAGGAAATGTAAAAGACTTATTTTAA
- a CDS encoding DUF2203 domain-containing protein, producing the protein MRYFDLEEANKVLESIKPLIYDFIEKRDEIVDVIERISTIEDELEKLYMESVLEEKKQEVNELIYEISSSGAVVKGLNPLLLDFLSKKGNQDIWLCWLEGEEEISHWHGIEEGFMGRKPVELLEEDKKNRDI; encoded by the coding sequence ATGAGATACTTTGATTTAGAAGAGGCTAATAAAGTTTTAGAATCTATAAAACCCCTTATATATGATTTTATAGAAAAAAGGGATGAGATAGTAGATGTCATAGAGCGTATATCTACCATAGAAGATGAGCTAGAAAAGCTATATATGGAAAGCGTCTTAGAAGAGAAAAAGCAAGAGGTAAACGAACTCATATATGAAATATCTTCTAGCGGTGCCGTTGTTAAGGGTTTAAACCCATTGCTTCTTGACTTTCTATCTAAAAAGGGAAATCAGGATATATGGCTCTGTTGGTTAGAAGGAGAAGAGGAGATAAGCCACTGGCACGGTATTGAAGAAGGATTTATGGGCCGCAAACCGGTGGAACTTTTAGAAGAGGATAAGAAGAATAGAGATATATAA
- a CDS encoding glycosyltransferase family 9 protein codes for MAKVLVLRFSSLGDVILTSSILKPLHDAGFGVYLMTYKGFASIFEDSSFVNVLSVDKSNMFDVAKSLTPDIVIDLHKNIKTFILKNILKAKWFSYDKKSIQRRFCVWFKAFKNNIFYITDEYANAVKPIVDIKNPKPYLEVKDERLERFVSSKPVISLGVGARYHKKKYKYFKELSELFLNSGFEVRLLGDKNDDTDAKGVSYIGKLSLIDTLACIKSSKLVIANDSSITHMARAVGVKVITIFGGTHPCFGFAPKPDEGITISKDMPCKPCDLHGKGVCKYGDYPCFEIEPKLIFDKAMMLLG; via the coding sequence GTGGCTAAAGTCCTCGTCCTTAGATTTTCTTCCCTTGGAGACGTAATACTTACAAGTTCTATTCTTAAGCCCCTTCACGATGCTGGTTTTGGTGTATACCTTATGACTTATAAAGGGTTTGCTTCTATATTTGAAGACTCTTCTTTTGTAAACGTTTTATCTGTTGATAAATCAAATATGTTTGATGTGGCTAAAAGCCTAACACCGGATATAGTAATAGACCTTCATAAAAATATCAAGACTTTTATATTGAAAAATATCTTAAAGGCAAAATGGTTTTCTTACGATAAAAAATCTATTCAAAGAAGATTTTGTGTTTGGTTTAAGGCTTTTAAAAACAATATATTTTATATAACAGATGAATATGCTAACGCTGTAAAACCTATTGTTGATATAAAAAATCCAAAACCTTATTTGGAAGTAAAAGATGAGAGGCTTGAAAGGTTTGTTTCTTCAAAGCCTGTTATAAGTCTAGGAGTAGGGGCAAGATACCATAAGAAAAAATATAAGTATTTCAAAGAATTATCAGAGTTGTTTTTAAATAGTGGTTTTGAAGTTAGGCTTTTAGGAGATAAAAACGATGATACCGATGCCAAAGGTGTTAGTTATATAGGAAAACTTTCTCTTATAGATACGTTAGCTTGTATAAAAAGCTCAAAACTTGTAATAGCAAACGACTCTTCTATAACTCACATGGCAAGGGCTGTTGGAGTTAAGGTGATTACGATATTTGGTGGGACACATCCGTGTTTTGGCTTTGCTCCAAAACCAGATGAGGGTATTACAATATCAAAAGATATGCCCTGTAAGCCTTGTGATTTACATGGAAAAGGAGTTTGTAAGTATGGAGATTATCCTTGTTTTGAAATAGAGCCTAAGCTTATATTTGACAAAGCGATGATGCTATTAGGCTAA
- a CDS encoding MoaD/ThiS family protein, translating to MKIVYFSILKERIGAFEEFEFDGTEEELKAYLCNKYPHLCDIIKSSRFAKENEYVKEFKNSDTVFAIPPVSGG from the coding sequence ATGAAAATAGTTTATTTTTCAATATTAAAAGAAAGGATTGGTGCTTTTGAAGAGTTTGAATTCGATGGTACTGAAGAAGAGCTTAAGGCATATTTATGTAACAAATATCCGCACTTATGCGACATTATAAAATCTTCTAGGTTTGCCAAAGAAAACGAATATGTGAAAGAGTTTAAAAACTCCGACACCGTATTCGCCATCCCTCCGGTAAGCGGTGGCTAA
- the gltX gene encoding glutamate--tRNA ligase has product MVRTRFAPSPTGYMHLGNARTGIFSYLFARHQNGTFVLRIEDTDRERSTKEFENSIIEDLKWLGIEWDEFYRQSERFDIYKEYAKKLIDSGHAYYCFCKEEDIEKQREEAYAQGKAYRYPGTCRHLSKEDVENRLKSGESYVIRFKVPDGQIVSFEDMIRGNISINVDDFGDFVIVRSDGSPVYNFVVVIDDALMKITHVIRGEDHISNTPKQILIYEALGFKPPEFAHLPVILGEDRTKLSKRHGGVSVRFYKENGYCPEALFNYLCLLGWSSEKVGKEVISKEEAIKYFDIKDINLSPAVFSHDKLYWLNGVYIREILPEERLLEDLLPFLEKAYGKVDIEYLKKIVKATRKEYNTYLEAVEKLRPFFEEREPDEAAKEELSKIDRKVFELLKQEIESLEELKPENLKGVVKNIQKSTGLKPKDIWHALRIALTGSLEGIAIDVIASILPKEEVLKRLSRYI; this is encoded by the coding sequence ATGGTTAGAACAAGGTTTGCTCCAAGCCCCACAGGATACATGCATCTTGGTAACGCAAGAACTGGAATATTTAGCTATCTTTTTGCAAGACACCAAAATGGAACATTTGTGTTGAGAATTGAAGATACAGATAGGGAAAGATCTACTAAAGAGTTTGAGAATTCTATAATAGAGGATTTGAAATGGCTAGGCATAGAATGGGATGAATTTTATAGGCAATCAGAAAGATTTGATATATATAAAGAATACGCTAAAAAGCTTATAGATTCAGGCCATGCGTATTATTGCTTTTGCAAAGAAGAAGATATAGAAAAACAAAGAGAAGAAGCTTACGCTCAGGGAAAAGCATATAGGTATCCTGGTACTTGTAGACATCTCTCTAAAGAAGATGTTGAGAATAGACTAAAAAGCGGTGAATCTTACGTTATAAGGTTTAAAGTGCCAGATGGACAAATAGTTAGTTTTGAAGATATGATAAGGGGCAATATAAGTATAAACGTTGATGATTTTGGGGATTTTGTAATAGTAAGAAGCGACGGTAGTCCAGTTTATAATTTTGTAGTGGTTATAGACGATGCCCTTATGAAGATAACACACGTTATAAGAGGAGAAGACCATATATCAAATACTCCAAAGCAGATACTAATATATGAGGCCCTTGGATTTAAACCTCCAGAATTTGCTCATTTACCAGTGATTCTTGGTGAGGATAGAACAAAGCTTTCAAAAAGACACGGCGGGGTTTCGGTTAGATTTTACAAAGAAAATGGATACTGCCCTGAGGCTCTTTTTAACTATCTATGTCTTTTAGGATGGTCTAGTGAAAAAGTAGGTAAAGAAGTTATATCAAAAGAAGAAGCCATAAAATATTTTGATATAAAAGATATAAATTTATCTCCGGCTGTATTTAGCCATGATAAGCTCTATTGGTTAAATGGTGTTTATATAAGAGAAATCTTGCCAGAGGAGAGGTTGTTAGAGGATTTGCTTCCTTTCTTAGAAAAAGCTTATGGGAAAGTTGATATAGAGTATCTTAAAAAGATAGTAAAAGCCACTAGAAAAGAATACAACACATATTTAGAGGCTGTGGAAAAGCTAAGACCGTTTTTTGAAGAAAGAGAACCAGATGAAGCTGCAAAAGAAGAGCTTTCAAAAATAGATAGAAAAGTTTTTGAGCTTTTAAAACAAGAAATAGAATCTTTAGAGGAACTTAAACCAGAAAATCTTAAAGGAGTTGTGAAAAATATTCAGAAATCAACTGGCTTAAAACCAAAAGATATATGGCATGCTTTAAGAATAGCTCTAACAGGCTCTTTAGAGGGTATAGCTATAGATGTAATAGCTTCTATTTTACCTAAGGAGGAAGTGTTGAAAAGGTTGTCAAGATACATATGA
- a CDS encoding transposase, with protein MLQAKRCKKCLWHTSLLKKYIEKYNFVRPHCSLGYRTPAEVAYRYATVRGNSGKNSEVVLDNVL; from the coding sequence ATGCTACAAGCAAAACGATGTAAGAAATGCCTTTGGCACACTAGCCTCTTGAAGAAGTACATAGAAAAATATAACTTTGTAAGACCTCATTGTTCGTTAGGTTATAGAACACCTGCTGAAGTAGCTTACAGATATGCCACGGTTCGTGGTAATAGTGGAAAGAATTCCGAGGTGGTCCTAGATAATGTGTTATAA
- the cas6 gene encoding CRISPR-associated endoribonuclease Cas6, with protein sequence MRVRIVLKTDEMPLLYRHRIISLIKEALMRSDKDYKEFLYDGKITKPFTFSLMFPRTKEFVNKKVIINRNFEIEDKVALIKDGFVSLFISSSDYRFMISLFTGLKKIGSFDFSYGDCMLVDGKSINLEVKSISVLNEKVINNNFAVFKTMSPIVLEDKDDKPIIFLDDNFEKELNEIMDRILRSQIIRGFGLKRHLEFEPIKMSKQVIKHTLKDFREKTGKPIMYITGNTGIFKLSGDAEDLNMLYKIGIGNRTGQGFGMLEILK encoded by the coding sequence ATGAGGGTAAGAATAGTGCTTAAAACAGATGAAATGCCACTTTTATATAGGCATAGGATTATATCTTTAATTAAAGAGGCACTTATGAGGTCCGATAAGGATTATAAGGAATTTTTGTACGATGGTAAGATAACAAAACCCTTTACCTTTAGCTTGATGTTTCCTAGAACAAAAGAATTTGTAAATAAAAAGGTTATTATAAATAGAAATTTTGAAATAGAGGATAAAGTAGCTTTAATAAAGGATGGGTTTGTAAGCCTTTTTATATCTTCATCAGATTATAGGTTTATGATATCTCTTTTTACCGGATTAAAAAAGATAGGGAGTTTTGATTTTAGCTATGGTGATTGCATGCTCGTTGATGGGAAATCTATTAATCTTGAAGTAAAATCTATTAGCGTATTAAATGAAAAAGTGATAAATAATAACTTTGCTGTGTTTAAAACAATGTCTCCAATAGTTTTAGAAGACAAGGATGATAAACCTATAATATTTTTAGATGATAATTTTGAAAAAGAGTTAAATGAAATAATGGATAGAATATTAAGAAGTCAAATTATCAGAGGTTTTGGTCTTAAAAGGCATTTGGAGTTTGAACCTATAAAAATGTCGAAACAGGTTATAAAGCATACCCTGAAAGATTTTAGGGAAAAAACAGGAAAACCTATAATGTATATAACTGGAAATACTGGAATTTTTAAGCTTTCAGGAGATGCTGAGGACTTGAATATGCTATATAAAATAGGTATAGGCAATAGAACAGGCCAAGGCTTTGGAATGTTGGAGATCTTGAAATGA